One region of Streptomyces davaonensis JCM 4913 genomic DNA includes:
- a CDS encoding ABC transporter permease, which yields MTATRTEAPVTAGPTKEAEPVGPARSERLSALLQQHGALAVLVIVSLVASFSFDSFATGDNFSNMATSSAFLAIVALGMTFVIITGGIDLSVGSLFALGGVLAAWGSRHGTLVALLLPLAVCGLIGVVNGLLVARSRLAPFIVTLAAMLGARGLMLALTDEGADTYLIGKGSFLAELGQGTTLGLGNPVWITLGLFVAGAVVLRRTRFGQHVYAVGGNEDAAALMGAPVARTKILVYALSGLLAGLAGALNAAWLASGVTILGNGMELEAISAVVIGGTLLTGGLGYVSGSLVGVLLLKVIQNVINQIGSLDSSYQQVVSGAFLAVVVIAQTWLGRRRQLM from the coding sequence ATGACCGCCACCAGAACGGAAGCACCCGTGACCGCCGGGCCCACGAAGGAAGCCGAACCGGTGGGCCCCGCCCGCTCCGAGCGGCTCAGCGCACTGCTCCAGCAGCACGGCGCGCTGGCCGTGCTGGTGATCGTCTCCCTGGTGGCGTCGTTCTCCTTCGACTCCTTCGCCACCGGCGACAACTTCTCCAACATGGCGACGAGTTCGGCCTTCCTGGCGATCGTCGCCCTCGGCATGACCTTCGTGATCATCACCGGCGGCATCGACCTGTCCGTCGGCTCCCTCTTCGCCCTCGGCGGCGTCCTGGCCGCCTGGGGATCGCGCCACGGCACCCTGGTGGCACTGCTGCTGCCGCTCGCCGTCTGCGGACTGATCGGCGTCGTCAACGGACTCCTCGTCGCCCGCTCACGGCTCGCTCCCTTCATCGTCACCCTCGCCGCCATGCTGGGCGCACGCGGGCTGATGCTGGCGCTGACCGACGAGGGCGCCGACACCTACCTCATCGGCAAGGGCTCGTTCCTCGCCGAACTGGGCCAGGGCACCACCCTCGGCCTCGGCAACCCGGTGTGGATCACGCTGGGCCTGTTCGTCGCGGGCGCCGTCGTCCTGCGCCGGACCCGGTTCGGCCAGCATGTCTACGCCGTCGGCGGCAACGAGGACGCGGCCGCCCTCATGGGTGCCCCCGTGGCCCGCACCAAGATCCTCGTCTACGCCCTGTCGGGACTGCTCGCCGGACTGGCCGGGGCGCTGAACGCGGCCTGGCTGGCGTCCGGCGTGACCATCCTGGGCAACGGCATGGAACTGGAGGCCATCTCCGCCGTCGTCATCGGCGGCACCCTCCTGACCGGCGGGCTCGGCTACGTCAGCGGCTCACTGGTCGGCGTCCTGCTCCTGAAGGTGATCCAGAACGTCATCAACCAGATCGGCTCCCTCGACTCCTCCTATCAACAGGTCGTCAGCGGCGCCTTCCTGGCCGTCGTCGTCATCGCCCAGACCTGGCTGGGCCGCAGACGCCAACTGATGTGA
- a CDS encoding ABC transporter permease, translating to MAEVALRTTPLDKDRILQWLQTYGVYAGVAVLLVVNVLITPHFLSAENFRTQAVQVAPVIIVALGMALVIGTEGVDLSVGAVMALSASVTALYLGYGLLPALLAVALFAAGVGLANGALVAFIGVQPIVATLALMVGGRGLALVLLPQLKDLRNPSLASLGSGDVLGVPYLILIATALAVLVAFVVRRTTFGRQLLAIGDSRPAAQLAGLPVRRVLIIVYVVSALLAAVAGVLATARLQASDPTSLGNLMELSAITAVVVGGTPLTGGRVNIAGTVAGAVLIQLLTATLIKHDLPPSWTQIAQAMVIVAAVYAARGRGKR from the coding sequence ATGGCTGAAGTCGCCCTGCGCACCACCCCGTTGGACAAGGACCGCATCCTCCAGTGGCTTCAGACGTACGGCGTCTACGCCGGCGTGGCGGTGCTGCTCGTCGTCAACGTCCTCATCACTCCGCACTTCCTGTCCGCGGAGAACTTCCGCACCCAGGCCGTCCAGGTCGCCCCGGTCATCATCGTCGCCCTGGGCATGGCCCTGGTCATCGGTACCGAGGGTGTCGACCTCTCCGTCGGCGCCGTGATGGCCCTGTCGGCCTCCGTCACCGCCCTCTACCTCGGGTACGGCCTCCTGCCCGCGCTGCTCGCGGTCGCCCTGTTCGCGGCCGGCGTCGGGCTGGCCAACGGAGCGCTGGTGGCCTTCATCGGCGTGCAACCCATCGTCGCCACGCTGGCGTTGATGGTCGGCGGCCGGGGCCTGGCGCTGGTGCTGCTTCCGCAGCTGAAGGACCTGCGCAACCCCTCCCTGGCCTCGTTGGGCTCCGGCGACGTCCTTGGCGTTCCGTATCTGATCCTGATCGCCACGGCGCTGGCCGTGCTGGTGGCGTTCGTGGTCCGCCGCACCACCTTCGGGCGGCAATTGCTGGCCATCGGCGACAGCCGCCCCGCGGCCCAGCTCGCCGGTCTGCCCGTACGCCGCGTCCTGATCATCGTGTACGTGGTGAGCGCGCTGCTCGCGGCGGTCGCGGGCGTGCTCGCCACCGCGCGACTCCAGGCCAGCGATCCCACCTCGCTGGGCAACCTGATGGAACTCTCCGCGATCACGGCGGTGGTGGTCGGCGGCACCCCGCTGACCGGCGGCCGCGTGAACATCGCCGGAACCGTGGCCGGAGCGGTCCTCATCCAGCTCCTGACCGCCACGCTCATCAAGCACGACCTGCCGCCGTCCTGGACGCAGATCGCGCAGGCCATGGTGATCGTCGCCGCGGTCTACGCGGCTCGGGGACGGGGGAAGCGATGA